Proteins from a genomic interval of Caulobacter sp. SL161:
- a CDS encoding ABC transporter substrate-binding protein, which produces MNAANAFRALAAAMALVPAGAWAAPRVMSLDSCADQYVLALAPREAIVGLSHRAVAPDSYLRDKAAGLPLRRATFESLVSARPALVVRQWGGDARLTKALQAKGVATVTLDDATDFDGVRANVRKVAVALDRRPQGEALIAGMDARLKAAAGAGRGREALYLTPSGYTAGANTLIDAMLRAAGYTNATKAAYFAPVSLEQMVMTPPAAVVLGMFDRARAGADRWGPGRHAALRRAVETRAVAELPAAMVGCSAWFAADGALVLAKAAR; this is translated from the coding sequence ATGAACGCCGCCAACGCCTTCCGCGCCCTCGCGGCGGCGATGGCGCTCGTCCCGGCCGGGGCGTGGGCTGCGCCGCGCGTGATGTCACTCGACTCTTGCGCCGACCAGTATGTGCTGGCCCTGGCGCCGCGCGAGGCGATCGTGGGCCTCTCGCACCGCGCGGTCGCGCCCGACAGCTACCTGCGCGACAAGGCCGCCGGTCTGCCTTTGCGCCGCGCCACGTTCGAGAGCCTGGTGTCCGCGCGGCCGGCGCTTGTCGTCCGGCAATGGGGCGGTGATGCGCGGCTGACCAAGGCGCTGCAGGCCAAGGGCGTGGCCACCGTGACGCTGGATGACGCGACGGACTTCGACGGGGTTCGCGCCAACGTCCGCAAGGTCGCCGTCGCGCTGGACCGTCGCCCGCAGGGCGAGGCGCTGATCGCCGGGATGGACGCTCGCCTCAAGGCCGCAGCCGGGGCGGGCAGGGGGCGCGAGGCGCTCTACCTGACGCCGAGCGGCTATACCGCCGGCGCGAATACGCTGATCGACGCGATGTTGCGGGCGGCGGGCTATACGAACGCGACCAAGGCGGCGTATTTCGCGCCGGTGTCGTTGGAGCAGATGGTCATGACGCCGCCTGCCGCCGTGGTGCTGGGCATGTTCGACAGGGCGCGGGCCGGCGCGGACCGCTGGGGACCGGGACGGCACGCGGCCCTGCGTCGGGCGGTGGAGACGCGCGCCGTCGCTGAGCTGCCCGCCGCCATGGTCGGCTGCTCGGCCTGGTTCGCCGCCGATGGGGCGCTCGTTCTGGCCAAGGCCGCGCGATGA
- a CDS encoding FecCD family ABC transporter permease, which produces MLGLVRRRWGARSGQGRAMSLPRLCLLMALALALAAVLAITLGETAFSLSQYGQAFLQPASPPGEVLWTIRAPRVTVAALVGAALGMAGATLQGLLRNPLADPGVLGVSAVSGLGAALAISAGLAVLPGAIEVSALAGALVAGGAVVAVAARFREPEALILFGVALSAFGGALTALVFNLSPSPVATAEILAWLMGSVENRDLMDALQALVPMAIGALLCLRAGAGLRMLTLGEDAARMSALPMARLRIYAVAGSALLTGAAVAASGVIGFVGLAAPHLVRALVRDDPKRILWPAALAGALLVVLADLAARMIPTEQELKLGVVTALFGAPVFALLAWRAARSWRS; this is translated from the coding sequence CTGCTCGGCCTGGTTCGCCGCCGATGGGGCGCTCGTTCTGGCCAAGGCCGCGCGATGAGCCTTCCGCGTCTTTGCTTGCTGATGGCCCTGGCGTTGGCGCTCGCGGCCGTTTTGGCCATCACGCTGGGCGAGACGGCCTTTTCTCTGAGCCAGTATGGCCAGGCCTTTCTGCAGCCCGCCTCGCCGCCGGGTGAAGTGCTTTGGACAATCCGTGCGCCGCGCGTGACGGTTGCGGCCCTGGTCGGCGCGGCGCTCGGCATGGCCGGGGCGACCCTGCAGGGGCTGCTGCGCAATCCGCTGGCGGATCCAGGCGTCTTGGGCGTTTCGGCCGTTTCGGGCCTGGGCGCGGCCTTGGCGATCTCGGCGGGCCTTGCGGTGCTGCCGGGCGCGATCGAGGTGTCGGCCCTGGCCGGGGCGCTGGTGGCGGGCGGCGCCGTGGTCGCTGTGGCGGCGCGCTTTCGCGAGCCCGAAGCGCTGATCCTGTTCGGGGTGGCGCTGTCGGCCTTTGGCGGGGCCCTGACGGCCCTGGTGTTCAACCTGTCGCCATCGCCGGTCGCCACGGCCGAGATTCTGGCCTGGCTGATGGGCTCGGTGGAGAACCGTGACCTGATGGACGCGCTGCAGGCGCTGGTCCCGATGGCCATCGGCGCTTTGCTGTGTCTGCGCGCCGGCGCAGGGCTGCGCATGCTGACCCTGGGCGAAGACGCAGCGCGGATGTCGGCCCTGCCGATGGCGCGTCTGCGGATCTATGCTGTGGCCGGCTCGGCCCTACTGACCGGGGCGGCGGTGGCGGCTTCGGGCGTGATCGGCTTTGTGGGCCTGGCCGCGCCGCATCTGGTGCGGGCGCTGGTCAGGGACGATCCCAAGCGGATCCTCTGGCCCGCCGCCCTGGCCGGGGCCCTGCTGGTGGTGCTGGCGGACCTCGCCGCGCGGATGATCCCGACCGAGCAGGAACTGAAGCTGGGCGTCGTCACCGCGCTGTTCGGCGCGCCGGTCTTCGCGCTGCTGGCCTGGCGCGCCGCGCGGAGCTGGCGGTCATGA
- a CDS encoding ABC transporter ATP-binding protein, with protein sequence MSALWTLKDLSARQGRKTVLQAASLSVSAGEVVGVVGPNGAGKTSLLRVGLGLLPAGSGEAHLSGLAVADLAPAPRARLVGYMPQERRVAWNVPARMVAALGASDLPDAEADAVALDCLQRVGAADLADRGVLDMSGGERARVLLARLLATRAPLLVADEPVAGLDPDAQLLTLDLLRSEAQRGGAVVVTLHDLSLAARSCDRVVVVSGGRIVADAPPREALSRPVLAEVFGLDGALIDTEAGPVLAARRRA encoded by the coding sequence ATGAGCGCGCTGTGGACCCTGAAGGACCTGTCGGCGCGACAAGGGCGCAAGACCGTCCTGCAAGCCGCCTCGCTGTCGGTCTCGGCCGGGGAAGTGGTCGGCGTGGTCGGCCCCAATGGCGCGGGCAAGACCAGCCTGTTGCGCGTCGGGCTGGGACTGCTGCCCGCTGGTTCGGGAGAGGCGCATCTTTCGGGATTGGCGGTGGCTGACCTGGCGCCCGCCCCGCGCGCCAGGCTTGTCGGCTACATGCCGCAGGAGCGCCGCGTGGCCTGGAACGTGCCGGCCCGCATGGTGGCCGCGCTGGGGGCCAGCGACCTGCCGGACGCGGAGGCCGACGCAGTTGCGCTGGACTGCCTGCAGCGGGTCGGGGCCGCCGATCTCGCCGATCGCGGGGTTCTGGACATGTCGGGCGGCGAGCGGGCCAGGGTGCTGCTGGCCCGGCTGCTGGCGACCAGGGCGCCGCTGCTGGTGGCCGATGAGCCCGTGGCGGGCCTTGATCCTGACGCCCAACTGCTCACGCTCGACCTGCTGCGTAGCGAGGCTCAGCGCGGCGGCGCGGTGGTGGTGACGCTGCACGATCTTAGTCTGGCCGCGCGGAGCTGCGACCGGGTCGTGGTCGTCTCAGGCGGACGCATCGTGGCCGACGCACCGCCGAGAGAGGCGTTGTCGCGCCCCGTGCTCGCCGAGGTGTTCGGGCTGGACGGCGCCCTGATCGACACCGAGGCGGGTCCCGTCCTGGCGGCCCGCCGCCGCGCTTGA
- a CDS encoding lytic transglycosylase domain-containing protein: MVSGMRRWLLGGACIVTVVGAADAQTTTAYASAQTAPSLITTPPTAVTTALSDTDSANLQTALAAAKRGDVSGARMAMDSLQDPVAKKIAQWQLVDSNAEALSFFELDAARRDLSGWPRSARRDAAAERALSTSGLDPARMIAWFGGAEPATAEGAMALAGAYQAIGQNPQATDLIRRTFRDKVFEADTQRSMIARFGAMLTPDDYVRRADILLYGQQGPAAREMVAMLSDTHQAAARVRMAYRANSASANDLYNNLTPDLQDSPGVVFERAAYLRRKGMDTLALPMVANFPAPPTEEASTAIWRERKLLIVGALKAGDSRGAYAAAYNTRALAPADIAESEFYAGWIALTRLRDADAAAGHFAQIAAVGASPITRGRALYWQGRAAEAQGDPIAAQAFYAEGARHITTFYGQLAAEKAGVREIRLERDPVITQADRARFYGREQVRAARMLADIGARDLFRSLVLYIDDTLPNAEETALLVDMARGYGDQDLAMRAIRTAAQRGYILAERGYPLLDHHFTPRPGAAETAFVYSISRQESNFDPAARSSVGARGMMQLMPATASLVARKLGEPHSIDRLGDASYNMRLGSVYLGDMINTFSGSYIMAAAAYNAGPGRPAQWAGHCGDPRGASTDPLDFIECIPFSETRNYVMRTLETTMVYRARLNGGVTPLTLSSELKRGGYVYTPSVASAETASAQP, translated from the coding sequence TTGGTTTCAGGAATGCGTCGCTGGCTGCTCGGGGGAGCTTGCATCGTGACCGTGGTCGGGGCCGCTGACGCCCAGACAACGACGGCCTACGCCTCCGCACAGACCGCGCCCAGCCTGATCACCACGCCCCCGACCGCCGTCACCACCGCGCTCAGCGACACCGACTCGGCCAACCTGCAGACCGCCCTGGCCGCCGCCAAGCGCGGCGACGTCTCCGGCGCGCGCATGGCCATGGACAGCCTGCAGGACCCCGTCGCCAAGAAGATCGCCCAGTGGCAGCTGGTCGACAGCAACGCAGAGGCGCTGAGCTTCTTTGAGCTGGACGCCGCGCGACGCGATCTGTCCGGCTGGCCGCGCAGCGCCCGCCGCGACGCCGCCGCCGAAAGGGCGCTGTCGACCTCGGGCCTTGATCCTGCGCGGATGATCGCCTGGTTCGGCGGCGCCGAGCCGGCCACGGCCGAAGGCGCCATGGCCCTGGCCGGGGCCTATCAGGCCATCGGCCAGAACCCGCAGGCCACCGACCTGATCCGCCGCACCTTCCGCGACAAGGTGTTCGAGGCCGACACCCAGCGCAGCATGATCGCCCGCTTCGGCGCGATGCTGACGCCGGATGACTATGTCCGCCGCGCCGACATCCTGCTGTATGGCCAGCAAGGGCCCGCCGCGCGCGAGATGGTCGCCATGCTGTCGGACACCCATCAGGCCGCCGCCCGCGTGCGCATGGCCTATCGCGCCAATTCCGCCAGCGCGAACGACCTCTACAACAACCTGACCCCCGATCTGCAGGACTCGCCCGGCGTCGTGTTCGAGCGCGCCGCCTATCTGCGCCGCAAAGGCATGGACACCCTGGCCCTGCCGATGGTGGCCAACTTCCCCGCGCCGCCGACCGAGGAAGCCTCGACCGCGATCTGGCGGGAGCGCAAGCTTCTGATCGTCGGCGCTCTGAAGGCCGGCGACAGCCGCGGCGCCTATGCGGCGGCCTACAACACCCGGGCGCTCGCCCCGGCCGACATCGCCGAGTCGGAGTTCTATGCCGGCTGGATCGCCCTGACCCGCCTGCGCGACGCCGACGCCGCCGCCGGCCATTTCGCGCAGATCGCTGCGGTCGGCGCCTCGCCGATCACCCGGGGCCGGGCCCTCTACTGGCAAGGTCGCGCGGCCGAAGCGCAGGGCGATCCAATCGCCGCCCAGGCCTTCTACGCCGAAGGCGCGCGGCACATCACCACCTTCTATGGCCAGCTCGCTGCCGAAAAGGCCGGTGTGCGCGAGATACGGCTCGAGCGCGATCCGGTCATCACCCAGGCCGACCGTGCCCGTTTCTATGGGCGTGAGCAGGTCCGGGCCGCGCGGATGCTGGCCGACATCGGAGCGCGGGACCTCTTCCGCAGCCTCGTGCTCTATATCGACGACACCCTGCCCAACGCCGAGGAGACCGCGCTGCTGGTCGACATGGCGCGCGGCTATGGCGACCAGGACCTGGCGATGCGGGCGATCCGCACCGCCGCCCAGCGCGGGTACATCCTGGCCGAGCGCGGCTATCCGCTGCTGGACCACCACTTCACGCCCCGCCCCGGCGCGGCGGAGACGGCCTTCGTCTATTCGATCTCGCGCCAGGAAAGCAATTTCGACCCCGCTGCGCGCTCAAGCGTGGGCGCGCGCGGCATGATGCAACTGATGCCGGCCACCGCTTCGCTGGTCGCGCGCAAGCTGGGCGAACCGCACTCGATCGATCGCCTCGGCGACGCCTCATACAACATGCGCCTGGGCTCGGTGTACCTGGGCGACATGATCAACACCTTCAGCGGCTCGTACATCATGGCCGCCGCGGCCTATAACGCCGGTCCCGGCCGTCCGGCCCAGTGGGCGGGCCATTGCGGCGACCCCCGCGGCGCCTCCACCGATCCGCTGGACTTCATCGAGTGCATCCCGTTCTCGGAGACCCGCAACTACGTGATGCGGACGCTGGAGACGACGATGGTCTATCGTGCGCGCCTCAACGGCGGCGTCACGCCGCTCACCCTGTCCTCGGAGCTGAAGCGCGGCGGCTACGTCTACACGCCGTCGGTCGCCTCGGCCGAGACGGCCAGCGCTCAGCCTTAA
- the dapA gene encoding 4-hydroxy-tetrahydrodipicolinate synthase, giving the protein MVQSHFKGVIPALVTPFRDGEVDEKAFVALVERQIVGGVHGLVPVGTTGETSTLSHEEHRRVVELCVKTTAGRVPVIAGAGSNSTDEAIELARHAKTVGADACLVVTPYYNRPSQEGMYQHYKAINDAVELPIFVYNVPGRTGVDISNETLERLAKLPNIVGIKDATGDLTRISFQRLMCGPEWVMLSGDDPTALGYMAHGGHGVISVTANVAPDACSAFMNACMQGEWEKGLYWQDRLVRLHKALFLDSSPAPTKFAMAQLGLCTEDVRLPITACAEGVRPAILEAMREAGLR; this is encoded by the coding sequence ATGGTCCAGTCTCACTTCAAGGGCGTCATTCCGGCCCTCGTCACGCCGTTCCGGGACGGTGAGGTGGACGAAAAAGCGTTCGTGGCGCTGGTCGAGCGCCAGATCGTCGGCGGCGTGCATGGCCTGGTGCCGGTGGGCACGACGGGCGAGACCTCGACCCTGTCGCACGAGGAGCACCGCCGCGTCGTCGAGCTGTGCGTGAAGACGACGGCCGGCCGCGTCCCCGTGATCGCGGGCGCGGGCAGCAACTCGACCGACGAAGCCATCGAACTGGCCCGTCACGCCAAGACCGTCGGCGCCGACGCCTGTCTGGTGGTGACACCCTACTACAACCGCCCCAGCCAGGAGGGCATGTATCAGCACTACAAGGCGATCAACGACGCCGTGGAGTTGCCGATCTTCGTCTACAACGTGCCGGGCCGGACCGGCGTCGACATCAGCAACGAGACCCTTGAGCGTCTCGCCAAGCTGCCGAACATCGTCGGGATCAAGGACGCCACGGGCGACCTGACCCGCATCAGCTTCCAGCGCCTGATGTGCGGCCCCGAATGGGTGATGCTGTCGGGCGATGATCCGACCGCGCTCGGCTACATGGCCCATGGCGGCCACGGGGTGATCTCGGTGACGGCCAATGTGGCGCCGGACGCCTGCTCGGCCTTCATGAACGCCTGCATGCAGGGCGAATGGGAGAAGGGCCTTTACTGGCAGGATCGCCTGGTGCGCCTGCACAAGGCCCTGTTCCTGGATTCCTCGCCTGCGCCGACCAAGTTCGCCATGGCGCAACTGGGCCTGTGCACGGAAGATGTGCGCCTGCCGATCACGGCCTGCGCCGAAGGGGTGCGCCCCGCGATCCTTGAGGCCATGCGCGAGGCTGGTCTGCGCTGA
- the smpB gene encoding SsrA-binding protein SmpB, translating to MSKPIAENRRARFDYFIEETFEAGIMLTGTEVKSLRTGRANIAESYASVEGREIVLINADIPPYGHANRFNHEPRRHRKLLLHRRQIDKLIGAVQREGRTLVPIKLYWNDKGLAKLEVGLAKGKKLHDKRDTAAERDWQRDKARLMKGDRGD from the coding sequence ATGTCCAAGCCGATCGCGGAAAATCGGCGCGCGCGCTTCGACTACTTCATCGAGGAGACGTTCGAGGCCGGCATCATGCTGACCGGCACCGAGGTGAAGAGCCTGCGGACCGGCCGGGCGAACATCGCCGAGTCCTACGCCTCGGTGGAGGGGCGTGAGATCGTGCTGATCAACGCCGACATTCCGCCCTACGGCCACGCCAACCGGTTCAACCACGAACCGCGTCGTCACCGGAAACTGCTGCTGCACCGCCGTCAGATCGACAAGCTGATCGGCGCGGTTCAGCGCGAGGGGCGCACCCTGGTGCCGATCAAGCTCTATTGGAACGACAAGGGGCTGGCGAAGCTGGAAGTCGGTCTCGCCAAGGGCAAGAAGCTGCACGACAAGCGCGACACCGCCGCCGAACGCGACTGGCAGCGCGACAAGGCCCGCCTGATGAAGGGCGATCGTGGCGACTGA
- a CDS encoding DUF2891 domain-containing protein has translation MSLARSTASRFAKIALGHLTREYPNKLDHVIGGPDDVRSPRDLHPIFYGSFDWHSCVHGYWLLATLLRLRPEMSEAPTIIALFDDAFTQEKVAGEVAYLARPESRGFERPYGWAWSLMLQAELLRHDRPWAQTHAPLALAFKQRFEAFLPIADYPVRAGTHYNTAFALALAYEFAEMTGDQAFFDLLQSRALVWYGQDADCQAWEPSGDDFLSPALIEAEAMRRLLPRERFDLWFPRFLPSLADKQPATLFTPARVSDRTDGKIAHLDGLNLSRAWCWRLLAGSMSEHDPAQAHAVNAAMSHLAAAVPHLAGDYMGEHWLATFALLALENG, from the coding sequence ATGAGCCTCGCCCGCTCCACCGCCTCGCGCTTCGCCAAGATCGCGCTAGGCCACCTGACCCGCGAGTATCCCAACAAGCTGGACCACGTGATAGGCGGCCCGGACGATGTCCGCTCGCCGCGTGATCTGCACCCCATCTTCTATGGCAGCTTCGACTGGCACTCTTGCGTGCATGGCTACTGGCTGCTGGCCACCCTGCTGCGCCTGCGCCCCGAAATGTCCGAAGCGCCGACCATCATCGCCCTGTTCGACGACGCCTTCACGCAGGAGAAGGTCGCCGGCGAGGTCGCCTACCTGGCGCGCCCGGAGAGCCGGGGGTTCGAACGTCCCTACGGCTGGGCCTGGAGCCTGATGCTGCAGGCCGAGCTCCTGCGGCACGACCGGCCCTGGGCCCAGACCCACGCGCCTCTGGCCCTGGCGTTCAAGCAGAGGTTCGAGGCCTTCCTGCCGATCGCCGACTATCCCGTCCGCGCGGGAACCCACTACAACACCGCCTTCGCGCTGGCCCTGGCCTATGAGTTCGCCGAAATGACCGGCGACCAGGCGTTCTTCGATCTGCTGCAGAGCCGGGCGCTGGTCTGGTACGGCCAGGACGCCGACTGCCAGGCCTGGGAGCCGTCGGGTGACGACTTCCTCTCCCCCGCGCTCATCGAAGCCGAAGCCATGCGTCGCCTGCTTCCGCGCGAGCGGTTTGATCTGTGGTTTCCCCGCTTCCTGCCCAGCCTGGCCGACAAGCAGCCGGCGACCTTGTTCACGCCCGCGCGGGTCAGCGACCGCACCGACGGCAAGATCGCGCATCTGGACGGCCTCAACCTCTCGCGCGCCTGGTGCTGGCGGCTTCTGGCGGGGTCGATGTCCGAACACGATCCGGCCCAGGCCCACGCGGTGAACGCGGCGATGAGTCATCTGGCGGCGGCCGTGCCCCACCTCGCGGGCGACTATATGGGCGAGCACTGGCTGGCCACCTTCGCCCTGCTGGCGCTCGAGAACGGCTAA
- a CDS encoding DUF979 domain-containing protein produces the protein MIGLPLVYLLSGLMFAAFAVLSAGDRENPKRFGNAAFWGLFALSFLAGDHLGDLGNGVLVLCLAVIAGTGQLGVGAPKTTSPEDRERLATSYGVRLYVPALVIPVLVLAGSLTFKHLTFQGAHLVDPKQATLIALALAALVAAVLSKVMFQQPAGAPIQEGRRLMDLVGWAALLPQMLAALGAVFALAGVGKSIGEIAVMITPADSRFAAVAAYCVGMAVFTIMMGNAFAAFPVMTGGIALPLVIGQFGGDPAVVCAIGMLSGFCGTLLTPLAANFNLVPAALLQLKDRYAVIRAQAPTAVLMLIVNVILMNALAFHR, from the coding sequence ATGATCGGTCTGCCCCTCGTCTATCTGCTGTCGGGCCTAATGTTCGCGGCCTTCGCCGTGCTCAGCGCCGGCGATCGCGAAAACCCCAAGCGGTTCGGCAACGCCGCGTTCTGGGGCCTGTTCGCCTTGAGCTTCCTGGCCGGCGACCACCTGGGCGACCTGGGCAACGGAGTGCTGGTCCTGTGCCTGGCCGTCATCGCGGGGACCGGCCAGCTGGGCGTCGGAGCGCCCAAGACCACCAGCCCCGAGGACCGGGAGCGGCTCGCGACCAGCTATGGCGTAAGGCTCTACGTCCCCGCGCTGGTCATCCCGGTGCTGGTCCTCGCCGGCTCCCTGACCTTCAAGCACCTGACCTTTCAAGGCGCGCACCTGGTCGATCCCAAGCAGGCGACGCTGATCGCCCTGGCCCTGGCGGCGCTGGTCGCGGCGGTTCTCTCCAAGGTGATGTTCCAGCAACCGGCCGGCGCGCCGATCCAGGAGGGTCGCCGCCTGATGGACCTCGTCGGCTGGGCCGCCCTGCTGCCGCAGATGCTGGCGGCGCTGGGGGCGGTGTTCGCGCTGGCGGGCGTGGGCAAGTCGATCGGCGAGATCGCCGTGATGATCACGCCGGCGGACAGCCGCTTCGCCGCCGTCGCCGCCTACTGCGTCGGCATGGCCGTGTTCACAATCATGATGGGCAACGCCTTCGCAGCGTTTCCAGTGATGACCGGCGGCATCGCTCTGCCCCTGGTCATCGGCCAGTTTGGCGGCGACCCGGCCGTCGTCTGCGCCATCGGCATGCTGTCAGGCTTCTGCGGCACGCTGCTGACGCCGCTGGCGGCCAATTTCAACCTTGTGCCGGCCGCCCTGCTGCAGTTGAAGGACCGCTACGCCGTGATCCGCGCCCAGGCGCCCACGGCCGTCCTGATGCTGATCGTCAATGTGATCCTGATGAACGCCCTGGCCTTCCACCGATGA
- a CDS encoding DUF969 domain-containing protein, translating to MLTLLGVAVIVLGFALRFNPLLVVVAAAMTSGLAAGLAPLEVLAAFGKAFNTNRYVSVAWLILPAIGVLERAGLREQARRTIQGLRAATAGRILLAYLALRQVAAALGLTQVAGHAQTVRPLLAPMAEAAAEPLSDDQRQKVRAMSAATDNIGLFFGEDIFLAIGSILLIVGFLDQSGITVEPLALSVWAIPTAIAAFLIHGARLLMFDRHLTSKAEDAA from the coding sequence ATGCTGACCCTGTTGGGCGTGGCGGTGATCGTGCTGGGCTTCGCCCTGCGGTTCAATCCGCTGCTGGTGGTGGTGGCCGCCGCCATGACCTCGGGTCTGGCCGCCGGCCTGGCGCCGCTTGAGGTGCTGGCCGCGTTCGGCAAGGCCTTCAACACCAATCGCTATGTCAGCGTCGCCTGGCTGATCCTGCCCGCCATCGGGGTGCTGGAGCGCGCAGGACTGCGAGAGCAGGCGCGGCGCACGATCCAGGGCCTGCGGGCGGCGACGGCGGGGCGGATCCTGCTGGCCTATCTGGCGCTGCGCCAGGTCGCCGCCGCCCTGGGCCTCACCCAGGTGGCCGGTCACGCCCAGACCGTCCGCCCGCTGCTGGCGCCGATGGCCGAGGCCGCCGCCGAGCCTCTGTCCGACGACCAGCGTCAGAAGGTCCGGGCCATGAGCGCGGCGACGGACAATATCGGGCTCTTCTTCGGCGAGGACATCTTCCTGGCGATCGGCTCGATCCTGCTGATCGTCGGCTTCCTGGACCAGAGCGGCATCACCGTCGAACCGCTGGCCCTGTCGGTCTGGGCGATCCCGACCGCCATCGCCGCCTTCCTGATCCATGGCGCGCGGCTGTTGATGTTCGACCGCCACCTCACCTCCAAGGCGGAGGACGCGGCATGA
- a CDS encoding class II aldolase/adducin family protein, translating into MADGALPTMSLKGKVSEAEWQARVDLAALYRLVALHGWDDMIFTHISARIPGPEHHFLINPYGMFFGEITASSLVKVDLEGNVIDKTPYYINPAGFTIHSAVHAAREDAHYVMHLHSDQGVAVSAHKEGLLPLTQHSLIVLPQLAYHDYEGIALNLEERERIVADLGQKKLLMLRNHGTLSVGATAAECWLGMFFLERACAQQVMALSIGRDNVLLAPEAAQDEVRKQVGMGMGMIGGLAWPGCLRKLDRESPGYAD; encoded by the coding sequence ATGGCCGACGGTGCTCTGCCCACGATGTCCCTGAAGGGCAAGGTCAGCGAAGCGGAATGGCAAGCGCGGGTCGATCTCGCCGCTCTCTATCGTCTCGTGGCCCTGCACGGGTGGGACGACATGATCTTCACCCACATCTCGGCCCGCATTCCGGGGCCCGAGCATCACTTCCTGATCAATCCCTACGGGATGTTCTTCGGCGAGATCACGGCCTCGAGCCTGGTGAAGGTCGATCTCGAGGGCAACGTGATCGACAAGACGCCTTACTACATCAATCCGGCGGGCTTCACGATCCACTCGGCCGTCCACGCCGCGCGCGAGGACGCCCACTATGTAATGCACCTGCACAGCGATCAGGGCGTGGCGGTGTCGGCGCACAAGGAGGGCCTGCTGCCGCTGACACAACATTCGCTAATCGTCTTGCCTCAGCTCGCCTATCACGATTATGAAGGCATTGCGCTCAACCTTGAGGAGCGCGAACGTATCGTGGCCGACCTTGGCCAGAAGAAGCTGCTGATGCTGCGCAACCACGGCACGCTGTCGGTGGGCGCCACTGCGGCCGAATGCTGGTTGGGGATGTTCTTCCTGGAGCGAGCATGCGCGCAGCAGGTGATGGCGCTTTCGATCGGACGCGACAACGTGCTGCTGGCCCCCGAGGCCGCGCAGGACGAGGTCCGCAAGCAGGTCGGCATGGGCATGGGCATGATCGGCGGACTGGCCTGGCCGGGCTGCCTGCGCAAGCTGGACCGGGAGTCGCCGGGTTACGCGGACTAA
- a CDS encoding efflux RND transporter periplasmic adaptor subunit, giving the protein MIRRHFFLVVALAAVVLMLGVGGFKLAFAKKEITGGGGGRATSVTQTVVAERPFTDRIEVLGAAKGLQSVTITSNTAELITAVRFTDGQAVSRGQVLVELKAEAEDAGIAEARARLAQAERDYKRWKTLADQGIAPRATAEQSLAAYETAKAVVDSARANKLDRVIRAPFAGRVGISDVAPGMLISPGTAIVTLDDTSVIRVDFSVPDRYLETLRIGLPINAQPDALPGETFRGRIAQLDTRIDTTTRAIKARAEFPNANGRLKPGMLVKVAIDKGVRTGVAVPEAAVQFEGEQASVYVITKGPKGMIARRTDVTTGITQEGFVEIRSGLKKGDKIVADGLNRIQDGAAIGGGKPGGQKPDGKGGADRKAG; this is encoded by the coding sequence TTGATTCGTAGGCACTTCTTCCTCGTCGTGGCCCTGGCCGCTGTGGTCCTCATGCTGGGCGTGGGAGGCTTCAAGCTGGCCTTCGCCAAGAAGGAGATCACGGGCGGCGGCGGCGGTCGCGCGACCAGTGTCACGCAGACGGTTGTCGCCGAGCGTCCTTTCACGGATCGTATCGAGGTTCTGGGTGCGGCCAAAGGTCTCCAGTCGGTCACCATCACGTCGAACACGGCCGAACTGATCACGGCGGTGCGCTTCACCGACGGTCAGGCCGTCTCGCGCGGTCAGGTTCTGGTCGAGCTCAAGGCCGAGGCCGAGGACGCGGGAATCGCCGAGGCGCGGGCGCGTCTGGCTCAGGCCGAGCGCGACTACAAGCGCTGGAAGACCCTGGCTGATCAGGGGATCGCGCCGCGCGCCACCGCCGAGCAATCCCTGGCCGCCTACGAAACCGCCAAGGCCGTGGTCGACTCCGCCCGGGCCAACAAGCTGGACCGCGTGATCCGCGCGCCCTTCGCCGGACGGGTTGGCATTTCGGACGTCGCGCCGGGCATGCTGATCAGCCCCGGCACGGCGATCGTCACTCTGGACGACACCTCGGTGATCCGCGTCGATTTCTCGGTGCCCGACCGTTACCTGGAAACCCTGCGCATCGGCTTGCCGATCAACGCCCAGCCGGACGCGCTGCCCGGCGAGACGTTCCGGGGCCGGATCGCGCAACTCGACACCCGCATCGATACGACGACCCGCGCCATCAAGGCGCGCGCCGAGTTTCCGAACGCCAACGGACGCCTGAAGCCGGGCATGCTGGTCAAGGTCGCCATCGACAAGGGCGTGCGCACCGGCGTCGCCGTGCCTGAAGCCGCCGTGCAGTTCGAGGGCGAGCAGGCCTCGGTCTATGTCATCACCAAGGGGCCCAAGGGCATGATCGCCCGACGCACTGACGTGACCACCGGCATCACCCAGGAGGGTTTCGTTGAAATCCGCTCGGGCCTGAAGAAGGGCGACAAGATCGTCGCCGACGGTCTCAACCGCATCCAGGACGGCGCAGCGATCGGCGGCGGCAAGCCCGGTGGGCAGAAGCCGGACGGCAAGGGCGGCGCTGACCGCAAGGCCGGCTGA